Below is a window of Comamonadaceae bacterium M7527 DNA.
GAAGCCACCGCTGACTGAACCGTTGGCATGCGTGACACCTTTGCAGCAGTAACAAGTGCAGGTCTCGTCAATAGGGGCCTGGTCTGTCTTGTGGCGCGAGTTGCGAATTTTGACGTCACCGAAGCGGGTAAACATATGGCCGTTGCGCGCATTGCGCGTGGGCATGACGCAGTCAAACATATCGATGCCGTTTTGTACGCCAGCAACCAAGTCTTCCGGCGTTCCTACACCCATGAGATAGTGCGGCTTGCCCTTTGGCAGTTTGGGGCCAATGTGCTTCAAGACACGCATCATGTCTTCTTTGGGCTCGCCTACGCTCAAGCCCCCAACGGCCAGGCCTGGGAAGTTGAGTTCTTCAAGCCCGGCCAATGACTCTTCGCGCAAGTCTTCAAACATGCCGCCTTGCACAATGCCAAACAAGGCGTTGGGATTTTGTAGGTTGGCAAACTCAGTCTGGCAACGCTTGGCCCAACGCATGCTCAATTGCATGGAGCTGCGTGCTTCTTCGCGGGTGGTGATTTGGCCTTGGGTTTTTTTCTCAACGCTTAAATAAGGCGTGCATTCGTCAAACTGCATCACCACATCAGAGTTGAGCACGGTTTGTATTTGCATGCTGATCTCGGGCGTCAAGAACAACTTGTCGCCGTTGATGGGCGAGGCAAAGCGCACGCCTTCTTCGCTGATTTTGCGCATTTTGCCCAGGCTCCACACCTGAAAGCCGCCAGAGTCTGTGAGTATGGGCTTGTCCCAAGTTTCAAACTCGTGCAAGCCGCCAAACTGCTTGATCACATCGGTTCCCGGACGCAGCCACAAGTGAAAGGTATTGCCCAAAATGATTTGCGCACCCATATCGTGCAAGCTGGTGGGCATGACACCTTTGACAGTGCCGTAAGTGCCCACGGGCATGAATATGGGGGTTTGCACCACGCCGTGATTGAGCGTGAGTTTGCCGCGCCGGGCGTGTGAGCCTGGGTATGTACCTTGCGCGGGGTCGGTGGTGAGTGTTTCAAATTGCAGCATGGCTACATTGTCCCAGACCTTGCGGGTTAAACAGATCGGGACAGCAGCATAGAGTCGCCATAGCTGAAGAAGCGGTACTGCTGGTCAATGGCGTGGCGGTATAGCTGCATGACGTGCTGATGGCCTGACAACGCACTGATCAGCATCATCAGCGTGGACTTGGGCAGGTGAAAGTTGGTCACCAAAGCGTCCACGACCTTGAATGCAAAGCCGGGTGTGATGAATATAGACGTGTCGCCGCTGGTGTGGCCATGCAGTGCCCAGCTCTCCAGGGTGCGTACCGAGGTGGTGCCTACTGCGATCACCCGCCCGCCTCTGGCTTTGCACGCCGCAATCGCTTGCAGCGTGGCCTGGGGGATTTGATAGCGCTCAGCGTGCATCACGTGCTGGCTCAAGTCGTCTGTTTTGACGGGTGAGAACGTACCCGCGCCCACATGCAAGGTCACGCTGGCGCGCTCTATGCCACGTGCTTGCAAGTCGTCCAGCACGCCTTGGTCAAAGTGCAAGGCAGCTGTGGGTGCGGCAACCGCGCCTGGGTGTTTGGCAAAAATGGTTTGGTAACGCGCCTCGTCTGTGTCGTCGTCTGCATGCGTGATGTAAGGGGGCAGCGGCACGTGGCCGTGTTGCGTCATCACTTGGTAGGCGTCGCGGTCTAACCTAAACCTGAACAAGCCGCCTTGGCTGTCAGGCCAACGTCCTAGCAGGGCGGCCTTAAACCCGGTCATGTCCAAGACGGCGCCAAGCGCTGGCTTCTTATTGACCTTCAAGTGCACCACCACGTGGCTGTTGGGCGCGTGCGGCCCAGCTGCCTCGTCGCCCGCAGGCTCGTTGTCGGCCAGTACACGCTCTATCAGCATCTCTACCTTGCCGCCGCTGGCTTTGGCGCCAAACAGCCTGGCTTTCACCACTTGCGTATCGTTAAACACCAGCAAGTCACCAGCTTTCAACAGGCTTGGGAGGTCTGCAAACAGGCGGTCAACAGGGGTTGGGCCAGTACCGTCTAGCAGTTTGGACTGGCTTCTAACCGGGGCCGGGTGCTGGGCGATGAGGCTGGGCGGCAGCTCAAAGTCAAAGTCGCTGAGTCGAAATGTGGTGGGTTGCTGCGTGGCTTTCATAGGGGCTTTCTTGCGGGCACAATTGTCCCATGGATAGCCCGCCAAAGAAGACTGCGCCCGCAAAGCCCGCACCCGCAACACGTGCGCCAGGCAAGGCCTCGCGCGCAGCTGTTGGCAAACCTAAAAGCGCGGCACAACAAGCGCTAGACAAATTGGGTTTGCGCGCACCCATGGATTTGGCGCTGCATGTGCCCATGCGCTATGAAGATGAAACGCGCGTGAGCCGCCTGCGCGATGCGCCCGTTGGTGAGGCGGTGCAAATAGAAGGTGTGGTGACCAGTTGCGAGGTGGGCTTTAAGCCTAGGCGGCAGTTGGTGGTGCAGCTGCAGGAGGTTCATGCTCAAGGCCAAGACGATGGCAGCAGAACCATTTGCACCTTGCGATTTTTTAGTTTTTATCCGTCTCACCAAAAGGCCTTGGCCGTAGGTCAGCGCGTGCGCGTGCGCGGTGAGTTGAGGGGTGGGTTTTTTGGTTATGAGATGGTGCACCCCTCCATCAAGCCAGCCGACGCCGCTTTAGCGGTTGCACTGACACCGGTTTATCCCAGTACAGCTGGTTTGCCGCAGGCCTACTTGCGCAAGGCTGTGGCCAAAGGTTTGCAGCGCGCCGACTTGACAGAAACCCTGCCGCACAAGGGCTTGCAGGCTTTGCACCACTTGGGTTTGCCGTCCAACTGGACGCTGCGGGCCAGCTTGGAGTTGTTGCACCATCCCACGCCCGACGTGTCGCTACAAGCGTTGGAAGACAAGGCTCATCCGGCATGGTTAAGATTAAAAGCCGAAGAGTTGTTGGCCCAGCAGCTTAGCCAATTGCAAGCACGCGCAGAGCGCGCCAGCATGCAGGCACCAGACTTTGCGGTGGGTGCCAAAGCGTCTTGGAGCGCCGAGTTGCTAAAGGTCTTGCCCTTTGACTTGACCGCCGCACAAAGCCGTGTGGTGCGTGAAATCAGCCAAGACATGACGGCCAGCACACCCATGCACAGATTGTTGCAAGGCGATGTGGGATCCGGCAAGACAGTAGTGGCTGCGCTGGCAGCCTGTGCGGCCATGCAAGCCGGCTGGCAATGCGCCCTGATGGCGCCCACAGAAATTCTGGCCCAACAGCACTTTGTGAAAATGCTGCAATGGTTGCAGCCGCTGCTTGAGCGTCACGGCAAAACCGTGGCCTGGCTAACCGGCAGCCAAAAGAAAAAAGATCGCACCGCCATGCTGCAAGCGATAGCCAGTGGGCAGGCGGCGCTGGTGGTGGGCACGCACGCCTTGATACAAGAGGGTGTGGCGTTTAACAAGTTGGGCTTGGTGGTCATTGATGAGCAGCATCGTTTTGGTGTGGCCCAGCGTTTAAGCCTGCGCCACAAACTGACGCACACGCACAACGGTTTGCAGCTGTCGCCCCATTTGCTGATGATGACGGCCACGCCCATACCGCGCACCCTGGCCATGAGCTACTACGCTGATTTGGACGTGTCCACCATTGACGAGTTGCCACCCGGGCGCACACCCATAGTCACGCGCGTGTTGCCCAGTGCCAAGCGCGACGAGCTGGTAGAGCGCATACGCGAGCAAGTCACACAGGGTCGCCAGGTGTATTGGGTGTGCCCGTTGATAGAAGAAAGCGAGGCGCTGGCTGGACTTGCGCCACGCCACGCAGGCTCACCAAGAGCTGTGTGAGGCGTTGGGCCAGGGTAGGGCGCAAGCTGATCAGGTCCATCAAGTGCCGACGGCGCTCGGTGATGTACCGCCTCTGGTCGGTTTGATGCACGGCAAGTTGCCGCCTGCGCACAAGCAGGCGGTGATGCAAGGTTTTATTGACGGCCATACACGGGTATTGGTTAGCACCACTGTGATTGAAGTGGGTGTGGACGTGCCCAATGCGTCACTGATGGTGATAGAGCATGCCGAGCGTTTTGGTCTAAGCCAGTTGCACCAGCTGCGCGGCCGTGTGGGGCGTGGCGCCGCAGCATCGGCTTGTGTGTTGTTGTACGAGTCGCCTTTGGGCCAAATTGCACGAGAGCGCCTAAAGGCCATGCAGCAAACCAATGATGGTTTTGAGTTGTCGCGCATTGACCTGGCGTTGCGTGGCCCGGGTGAGTTCCTGGGCGCGCGTCAGTCTGGTGCGGCGCTGTTGCGGTTTGCCGAGTTGGGCGTAGACGACGACTTGCTGGCATGGGCCGCAGATCAGGCCGCTGATATGCTGGCGAACAATAACGCTGCGGCGCAGCGCCACATGATGCGCTGGATGGGCGGCAAGGTGGATTATTTAAAGGCCTGATGCTTGCAGGCTTGTCTCATAAGGGAATCCTGGCGTGACACTGACAGAGTTGAAATACATCGTGGCGGTAGCCAGAGAGCGGCATTTTGGCCGCGCCGCCGTTGCGTGCAATGTGTCGCAGCCCACGCTGTCCATGGGCATTAAAAAACTAGAGGCCGATTTGGACTTGCAACTGTTTGAGCGCAGTGCCGCCGACATTTCACTCACGCCCATAGGCGAAGAGGTGGTGCGTCAAGCGCAAGTGGTGCTGGAGCAGTCGCAGGCTATTCGCGAAATCGCCAAGCGGGGCAAAGAGCCATTGAGTGGGCCGTTGCGCTTGGGTGTCATTTACACCATTGGCCCCTACTTGCTGCGGATTTGGTGCGCCGCGTGATTGAGCAAACGCCTCAAATGCCGCTGATATTGCAAGAAAACTTTACCGCGCGCTTGCTAGAGCAGTTGCGTGTGGGCGACCTGGACTGCGCGGTATTGGCTGAGCCGTTTTCAGATACCAACCTGGAAGTCATACCGCTTTACGATGAGCCATTTTTGGCGGCTGTGCCTGTGCAGCACGCCTTGGCGCAACAGACCAGTGTGAGCGCCGAGCAACTCAAGTCTGAGACCATGTTGCTGCTGGGTAATGGTCACTGCTTCAGAGATCATGTGTTGCAGGTGTGCCCAGAGTTTGCGCGCTTTGCCACAGATGCGCACGGCATACAGCGCACGTTTGAGGGCTCATCACTTGAGACTATCAAGCACATGGTGGCTGCTGGCATGGGTGTCACGCTGGTGCCCCGCTTGAGCGTGCCGCAGGCCTTGCTGGACAAACCACGCGCTGCAGCTGGCGCAGCCAATGTGGCAGACATGCCTTTGTGCGCTATTTGCCGTTTTCGGATGACACGCCCACGCGGCGTGTGGTCTTGGCATGGCGGCGCAGCTTCACGCGTTTGGAGGCGTTGGCCGCACTGCGCCGCGCGCTGGACTCGTGCGCGCTGCCTGGTGTGACACGTGTGCAGAATTTGGGCTGAAGGCTGCTATGACACAACGCATCAAGTTGTATTTGGATTTAATCCGTTGGAATCGCCCTGCTGGCTGGCTGCTGCTGTTGTGGCCTACGCTTGGCGCGTTGTGGGTTGGCGCAGGTGGCTTTCCAGGTTGGCACTTGCTGCTGGTGTTTACCGCGGGTACCGTGTTGATGCGCAGTGCCGGGTGTTGTGTGAACGACGTGGCCGATGCCGATTTTGACAAGTTTGTAGAGCGCACCGCTAACCGGCCTGTCACCACTGGGCGGGTGAGCAAGCCAGAGGCCTTGCTGTTGGGCGCGGCGCTGGCATTGCTTGCGTTTGCCTTGGTCTTAACCACCAGTGCGGCGACCGTGCTGTGGTCTTTTTCGGCAGTGGCGGTTGCAGTGGCTTACCCGTTTGCCAAGCGCGTGGTGTCTATGCCGCAAGCGGTGCTGGGTGTGGCGTTTAGCATGGGCATACCCATGGCGTTTGTGGCGCAAAGCACGCAACTTGATGTGTGGCGTCAGGCCTTTGTGTTACCCGCATCGGTGGGGTGGTTGCTGTTGGCCAATTGGTTATGGGTGTTGGCCTACGACACGGTGTATGCCATGGTCGACAGAAATGACGACTTGCGCATAGGCATACAAACATCGGCCATTACTTTGGGGCGCTTTGATGTCCTGGCCGTGGCTGCGTTTTATGCGGCTCATCTGGGTTTAATGGCCTGGCAACTCAATGTGTGGGCCAGCCAGCCCAGGCTGTGGGCATGGCTATTGGGCGCGGCTATGGCGGCCTACAGTGTGTGGCGAATCAGAGGCCGTGAGCGCAGCGATTGTTTTTGGGTGTTTAAACACAACCACTGGCTAGGCGCTGTGCTGTTTGCGGGTGTGTTGCTAGACGGCTTGGTGTAGCGCAAGGACCTGTACAACCACCCACAACCGCTCGCGCCAAGCTTTCAAGCGCTGCCAAATGCCTCGCCCATGGCCTTTGCGCGTGCGGCACAAGCGCCCATTGCATTTGCCACTGTGATGTTGAGCTGGGCCTGCTCAAATACGGCAATGGCTTCAAATGTCGCACCACCTTTGGAGGTCACGCGCTGTCTCAGTTGCGCCGGGCTCTCATCAGACTGTGTTGCGAGTTCGGCAGCGCCTCTGGCGGTGGCAATGGCCAAGGCTTGCGCCGTATCCGCTGACAAGCCCATGGCTTGCCCGGCCTCAGACATGGCCTGCATCACATAAAAGAAATAGGCTGGGCCAGAACCAGACACGGCAGTGACGGCCTCCAGCAAGTGCTCTTGCTCTACCCACACCAACAAGCCGGTTGTGTGCAGTACCGCTTCAACTTGGGCGCGCTGGGCTGCTGTGATGTGGCTTGCAGCGTAGAGCCCGGCCGCACCCATGCCTACGGTAGAGGGGGTATTGGGCATGCATCGAACCACCTGATTGCTACCCAGCCACGTGCCCAGCGCCGAGGTGCTGATGCCAGCGGCCACACTGATGTGTAAGCACTCAGGACCGAACAGGGCCTTGTTGGCCAATACGACTTCCTTGAGTACCTGGGGTTTGACAGACCAAATCACCACAGTGGCCGCTTGGCTCAGATCGCCTGCGTTGGCCACCACTTGCAGCCCCAATGGCCCAAAGTCATTGATCAGTTGTGCCTTGTTAGGGTCGCTGCGCTGTACCACGCTGATACGCCCAGGGGGTGTGGGTGACTGTAGCAAGCCACCCACGATGGCGCGCGTCATATTGCCGCCCCCCATGAAAACAATATGCTGTTGGCCATGTGTTGTGGAGGGGGGTGTGGAGGGGGGTGTGGAGAGGGTCTGCGTGCTCATGTGTGACTGTCAATAGGTTGCTAGCCGTTTGTTGTGGGCCTGTTTGCCACCCACAGCTTAGGAGATAATGGGGCGCTGGCAGGTGGTTTTAGAAATATTAATAAAAAAAACTTGCGCATGCATCAAAAGCTGCGCTATACTAGCGGGCTTCGCTTCTGAATGTTGCGGAGAAACTTTTCAGCCCAATCAATGCGTATGCAGGGTGCGAACTGGTTTTGCATAAGCAACTCCTTTGCGCGTGCTGTGTATCAACGACGGGCCCAAGACTGATCAAGCATTGCCGTGGTGGTAATGCGGATTCAAGTTGGGACTAAATACAAATGATCCAAACTCAATCTCGACTCAGTGTTGCCGACAACACTGGCGCTAAGTCTGTCATGTGCATCAAGGTGCTAGGCGGTTCTAAGCGTCGTTACGCCAGTGTTGGCGACGTCATTAAAGTCAGCGTCAAGGAAGCCGCTCCGCGTGGCCGTGTCAAAAAAGGTGAGGTGTACAGCGCTGTTGTTGTACGCACTGCCAAGGGCATTCGTCGCCCAGATGGCGCCTTGATCAAGTTCGACGGCAATGCCGCCGTGTTGCTAAACGCCAAGCTTGAGCCCATAGGCACTCGCATCTTCGGCCCTGTCACCCGCGAATTGCGCGGTGAGAAGTTCATGAAGATCGTGTCTTTGGCGCCTGAAGTTCTCTAATAGGACGCTCAAAAATGAACAAGATCCGCAAAGGTGACGAAGTCATCGTCATTGCTGGCCGCGACAAGGGTAAGCGCGGCACGGTTGCTGTGCGCGCTGAAAACGAGCGTTTGGTCGTTGAAGGTGTCAACCTCGTCAAGAAGCACGTTAAGCCAAACCCAATGAAGGGTGTGACTGGCGGCATTATCGAAAAATCAATGTCATTGCATCAGTCCAACGTAGCGATTTTCAACGCTGCGACTGGCAAAGCTGATCGTGTTGGCATCAAGCAGTTGGACGACGGCACGAAAGTGCGCGTTTACAAGTCCAGCGGCGAAGAAATCAAGGTGGCCTAATCATGTCGCGTTTCCTGCAGCAATTCCGCGAAAAAATTTCGCCCGCTCTGATGGAGCAGTTTGGCTACAAGTCACCCATGGAGGTGCCACGCATCACCAAAATCACCCTGAACATGGGTGTGGGTGAGGCGGTTGCCGACAAAAAGGTAATGGACCACGCAGTGTCCGACCTGACCAAGATCGCCGGCCAAAAGCCAGTGGTTACCAAGGCTAAAAAGCCAATCGCTGGTTTCAAAATCCGCGAGTTGCAGCCCATTGGTTGCATGGTGACTTTGCGCGGCGAGAAGATGTACGAATTCCTCGACCGCTTCGTATCCGTGTCATTGCCACGTGTGCGTGACTTCCGCGGTATCAACGGCCGCTCTTTCGATGGTCGTGGCAACTACAACATCGGCGTCAAAGAGCAAATTATTTTCCCTGAAATTGAGTACGACAAAGTTGACGCTTTGCGCGGTCTCAACATCAGCATTACGACAACGGCCAAGACAGATGCAGAAGCCAAGGCGCTTTTGACTGGTTTCCGTTTTCCGTTCAAGAACTGAGGTGACGCGTGGCTAAACAAGCACTACTCCAACGTGAACTCAAGCGCGACATGCTTGCGCAAAAGTTTGCCAAGAAATACGCAGAACTCAAAGCTGTGGCCAACAACGCCAAGCTTTCAGATGAAGAGCGCGATGCAGCGCGTCTGGGTTTGCAAAAGTTGCCCCGCAACGCAAACCCAACGCGTCAACGCAATCGCTGTGGCATCACGGGACGCCCCCGCGGTACCTTCCGTCAATTCGGTCTTGCCCGCGCAAAAGTGCGTGAGCTGGCCTTTGAAGGCAACATCCCTGGCGTGACCAAGGCTAGCTGGTAAGCCGCAGGAGAACCGATATGAGTATGAGTGATCCTATCGCCGACATGTTGACCCGCATTCGCAACGCCCAAATGGTTGAAAAAACCAATGTGGCAATGCCTGCATCCAAAGTCAAAGTCGCGATTGCCCAAGTCTTGTCAGACGAAGGCTACATCGACAGTTTTAAAGTGAACGACAACGCTGGCAAGTCAGAGTTGGTTGTGACCTTGAAGTACCACGCTGGCTCTCCAGTGATTGAGCGCATTGAGCGCGTCTCTCGCCCAGGTTTGCGTGTGTACCGTGGCTCCAAGTCCATCCCGCAAGTGATGAACGGCTTGGGTGTGGCTATCGTGACAACACCCAAGGGTGTCATGACCGATCGCAAGGCGCGCGCCGAAGGCGTGGGCGGCGAAGTGTTGTGCTACGTCGCATAACAGTTCACACCAAGGAGTAACACATGTCGCGAGTCGCAAAAATGCCTGTTGCCATCCCACAAGGTGTGGATGTTGCTATCAGCGCTGACCGCATTACGGTCAAAGGCACACTGGGTGCGCTTGAGCAAAAGCTCAACGCCTTGGTGACTATCGAGAATAAAGACGGTCAGATGACGTTTGCCCCAGTGGATGAATCTGCTGCGGCCAATGCAATGTCCGGCACCATGCGCCAGTTGGTTAACAACATGGTTACTGGTGTGAGCAAAGGCTTCGAGAAGAAGCTCACCCTGATTGGTGTGGGTTTTCGTGCTGCAGCCTCTGGTTCAAAGCTGAATTTGCAGGTTGG
It encodes the following:
- the tgt gene encoding tRNA guanosine(34) transglycosylase Tgt: MLQFETLTTDPAQGTYPGSHARRGKLTLNHGVVQTPIFMPVGTYGTVKGVMPTSLHDMGAQIILGNTFHLWLRPGTDVIKQFGGLHEFETWDKPILTDSGGFQVWSLGKMRKISEEGVRFASPINGDKLFLTPEISMQIQTVLNSDVVMQFDECTPYLSVEKKTQGQITTREEARSSMQLSMRWAKRCQTEFANLQNPNALFGIVQGGMFEDLREESLAGLEELNFPGLAVGGLSVGEPKEDMMRVLKHIGPKLPKGKPHYLMGVGTPEDLVAGVQNGIDMFDCVMPTRNARNGHMFTRFGDVKIRNSRHKTDQAPIDETCTCYCCKGVTHANGSVSGGFSRAYMHHLERCGEMLGPMLASIHNLHYFLNLMQEMRDALDAGRFGAFVAQFHADRARGV
- the queA gene encoding tRNA preQ1(34) S-adenosylmethionine ribosyltransferase-isomerase QueA, producing MKATQQPTTFRLSDFDFELPPSLIAQHPAPVRSQSKLLDGTGPTPVDRLFADLPSLLKAGDLLVFNDTQVVKARLFGAKASGGKVEMLIERVLADNEPAGDEAAGPHAPNSHVVVHLKVNKKPALGAVLDMTGFKAALLGRWPDSQGGLFRFRLDRDAYQVMTQHGHVPLPPYITHADDDTDEARYQTIFAKHPGAVAAPTAALHFDQGVLDDLQARGIERASVTLHVGAGTFSPVKTDDLSQHVMHAERYQIPQATLQAIAACKARGGRVIAVGTTSVRTLESWALHGHTSGDTSIFITPGFAFKVVDALVTNFHLPKSTLMMLISALSGHQHVMQLYRHAIDQQYRFFSYGDSMLLSRSV
- a CDS encoding UbiA family prenyltransferase yields the protein MTQRIKLYLDLIRWNRPAGWLLLLWPTLGALWVGAGGFPGWHLLLVFTAGTVLMRSAGCCVNDVADADFDKFVERTANRPVTTGRVSKPEALLLGAALALLAFALVLTTSAATVLWSFSAVAVAVAYPFAKRVVSMPQAVLGVAFSMGIPMAFVAQSTQLDVWRQAFVLPASVGWLLLANWLWVLAYDTVYAMVDRNDDLRIGIQTSAITLGRFDVLAVAAFYAAHLGLMAWQLNVWASQPRLWAWLLGAAMAAYSVWRIRGRERSDCFWVFKHNHWLGAVLFAGVLLDGLV
- the proC gene encoding pyrroline-5-carboxylate reductase, encoding MGGGNMTRAIVGGLLQSPTPPGRISVVQRSDPNKAQLINDFGPLGLQVVANAGDLSQAATVVIWSVKPQVLKEVVLANKALFGPECLHISVAAGISTSALGTWLGSNQVVRCMPNTPSTVGMGAAGLYAASHITAAQRAQVEAVLHTTGLLVWVEQEHLLEAVTAVSGSGPAYFFYVMQAMSEAGQAMGLSADTAQALAIATARGAAELATQSDESPAQLRQRVTSKGGATFEAIAVFEQAQLNITVANAMGACAARAKAMGEAFGSA
- the rplN gene encoding 50S ribosomal protein L14, coding for MIQTQSRLSVADNTGAKSVMCIKVLGGSKRRYASVGDVIKVSVKEAAPRGRVKKGEVYSAVVVRTAKGIRRPDGALIKFDGNAAVLLNAKLEPIGTRIFGPVTRELRGEKFMKIVSLAPEVL
- the rplX gene encoding 50S ribosomal protein L24 encodes the protein MNKIRKGDEVIVIAGRDKGKRGTVAVRAENERLVVEGVNLVKKHVKPNPMKGVTGGIIEKSMSLHQSNVAIFNAATGKADRVGIKQLDDGTKVRVYKSSGEEIKVA
- the rplE gene encoding 50S ribosomal protein L5 — translated: MSRFLQQFREKISPALMEQFGYKSPMEVPRITKITLNMGVGEAVADKKVMDHAVSDLTKIAGQKPVVTKAKKPIAGFKIRELQPIGCMVTLRGEKMYEFLDRFVSVSLPRVRDFRGINGRSFDGRGNYNIGVKEQIIFPEIEYDKVDALRGLNISITTTAKTDAEAKALLTGFRFPFKN
- the rpsN gene encoding 30S ribosomal protein S14; protein product: MAKQALLQRELKRDMLAQKFAKKYAELKAVANNAKLSDEERDAARLGLQKLPRNANPTRQRNRCGITGRPRGTFRQFGLARAKVRELAFEGNIPGVTKASW
- the rpsH gene encoding 30S ribosomal protein S8, which produces MSMSDPIADMLTRIRNAQMVEKTNVAMPASKVKVAIAQVLSDEGYIDSFKVNDNAGKSELVVTLKYHAGSPVIERIERVSRPGLRVYRGSKSIPQVMNGLGVAIVTTPKGVMTDRKARAEGVGGEVLCYVA
- the rplF gene encoding 50S ribosomal protein L6, translating into MSRVAKMPVAIPQGVDVAISADRITVKGTLGALEQKLNALVTIENKDGQMTFAPVDESAAANAMSGTMRQLVNNMVTGVSKGFEKKLTLIGVGFRAAASGSKLNLQVGFSHPVDFVMPEGIKVETPAPTEILIKGADRQRVGQIAAEVRATRPPEPYKGKGIRYSDERVVIKETKKK